GGGCTTTTTAAGTCATGACAAAACTAATCAGACAAGTTTATAATCTTACCGTTTTTGTTATGCTTCAATACATTTGTTTTCAAATAATCTTCTGTCTAAGCCAAAtagctatctctctctctctctctctccctctctctctctctctctctccctctctctctctatctctctctctctcactctctctttctccctcTTGAAACCATGAGCATGCAGTCTTCCAATTTCTAGAGTCTTGATGGTATTTTGGTTTTCTATATGGTTAGACGCTAAACAACTTTTTATTAAGccaaagaaattaaaattttaggagAGATAACATGATAACTAGTTTTTATAATAAGCTTGTGAGTAGAATTGTGTTGAAATTAACAATTTAAACGGGCTAACTATATTGATTTGTTTAGGTGGTGACTTCTTTAACAGagaaaaatatcatttagaaacaatttagtcattaaaacacatataacaaaatcaaatatTGTTTCTATATAATTATGCTTCTTCTGATTTAGATAGTAAATGCACAAGTCAACAACTTTTTATTAAGCCAAAGATATTAATTATTTAGGAGAGTTAACATGATAACCAATTTCTATATTAAGCTTGTGGGTAGAATTGAGTtgaaaataacaatttaaacgGGCTAACTATATTGGCTTGTTTAGGTGGTGACTTCTTTAACAGAGAAAAACATCATTTAGAAACAATTTAGTCATTAAAACACatataacaaaatcaaatatTGTTTCTATATAATTATGCTTCTTCTGATTTAGATAGTAAATGCACAAGTCAATATAGAGATAGACATGTTCCAAGACAAGTCTTGAGTGTTTGCAAATGAATTATTACAATGCATATGTTTCACGAAGAAAGTAGTTTGGAGTTTTCatacattttaataataaaaataatgtttgCATCGTAGAATTTGCTAAAATGTTTAAATaccttgaaaaataaaaacgacATAGCTATTACTTCTATTAAtgtaaaactctattttatggtaGGTTAAGAACACAGACAACCaccataaagaaaaaaacatgtttaatagaCATTATGAGATAAGGAAAAAAGATTTCTCCAAATATATGAGTCTTTATTGAGTTTGTGTTTTGATTGATGAGCAGATAGTATAATCCTTTGACTATTTATATTGAATGGAAAGAAGGTTAAGCAAcatcatttgatttttttactaaatttaattacctgttttcaaaagtaaaataaaGCTGAAACCAATGAGACAAACcacattaaaaacaaataattagtGGGCTTTTTAAGTCATGACAAAACTAATCAGACAAGTTTATAATCTTACCGTTTTTGTTATGCTTCAATACATTTGTTTTCAAATAATCTTCTGTCTAAGCCAAAtagctatctctctctctctctctccctctctctctctctctctctccctctctctctctatctctctctctctctcactctctctttctccctcTTGAAACCATGAGCATGCAGTCTTCCAATTTCTAGAGTCTTGATGGTATTTTGGTTTTCTATATGGTTAGACGCTAAACAACTTTTTATTAAGccaaagaaattaaaattttaggagAGATAACATGATAACTAGTTTTTATAATAAGCTTGTGAGTAGAATTGTGTTGAAATTAACAATTTAAACGGGCTAACTATATTGATTTGTTTAGGTGGTGACTTCTTTAACAGagaaaaatatcatttagaaacaatttagtcattaaaacacatataacaaaatcaaatatTGTTTCTATATAATTATGCTTCTTCTGATTTAGATAGTAAATGCACAAGTCAACAACTTTTTATTAAGCCAAAGATATTAATTATTTAGGAGAGTTAACATGATAACCAATTTCTATATTAAGCTTGTGGGTAGAATTGAGTtgaaaataacaatttaaacgGGCTAACTATATTGGCTTGTTTAGGTGGTGACTTCTTTAACAGAGAAAAACATCATTTAGAAACAATTTAGTCATTAAAACACatataacaaaatcaaatatTGTTTCTATATAATTATGCTTCTTCTGATTTAGATAGTAAATGCACAAGTCAATATAGAGATAGACATGTTCCAAGACAAGTCTTGAGTGTTTGCAAATGAATTATTACAATGCATATGTTTCACGAAGAAAGTAGTTTGGAGTTTTCatacattttaataataaaaataatgtttgCATCGTAGAATTTGCTAAAATGTTTAAATaccttgaaaaataaaaacgacATAGCTATTACTTCTATTAAtgtaaaactctattttatggtaGGTTAAGAACACAGACAACCaccataaagaaaaaaacatgtttaatagaCATTATGAGATAAGGAAAAAAGATTTCTCCAAATATATGAGTCTTTATTGAGTTTGTGTTTTGATTGATGAGCAGATAGTATAATCCTTTGACTATTTATATTGAAtggaaagaaggttaagaaacatcatttgatttttttactaaatttaattacctgttttcaaaagtaaaataaaGCTGAAACCAATGAGACAAACcacattaaaaacaaataattagtGGGCTTTTTAAGTCATGACAAAACTAATCAGACAAGTTTATAATCTTACCGTTTTTGTTATGCTTCAATACATTTGTTTTCAAATAATCTTCTGTCTAAGCCAAAtagctatctctctctctctctctctctctctctccctctctctctctctctccctctctctctctatctctctctctctctcactctctctttctccctcTTGAAACCATGAGCATGCAGTCTTCCAATTTCTAGAGTCTTGATGGTATTTTGGTTTTCTATATGGTTAGACGCTAAACAACTTTTTATTAAGccaaagaaattaaaattttaggagAGATAACATGATAACTAGTTTTTATAATAAGCTTGTGAGTAGAATTGTGTTGAAATTAACAATTTAAACGGGCTAACTATATTGATTTGTTTAGGTGGTGACTTCTTTAACAGAGAAAATATCATTTAGAAACAATTTAGTCATTAAAACACatataacaaaatcaaatatTGTTTCTATATAATTATGCTTCTTCTGATTTAGATAGTAAATGCACAAGTCAACAACTTTTTATTAAGCCAAAGATATTAATTATTTAGGAGAGTTAACATGATAACCAATTTCTATATTAAGCTTGTGGGTAGAATTGagttgaaaataataatttaaacggGCTAACTATATTGGCTTGTTTAGGTGGTGACTTCTTTAACAGAGAAAAACATCATTTAGAAACAATTTAGTCATTAAAACACatataacaaaatcaaatatTGTTTCTATATAATTATGCTTCTTCTGATTTAGATAGTAAATGCACAAGTCAATATAGAGATAGACATGTTCCAAGACAAGTCTTGAGTGTTTGCAAATGAATTATTACAATGCATATGTTTCACGAAGAAAGTAGTTTGGAGTTTTCatacattttaataataaaaataatgtttgCATCGTAGAATTTGCTAAAATGTTTAAATaccttgaaaaataaaaacgacATAGCTATTACCaccataaagaaaaaaacatgtttaatagaCATTATGAGATAAGGAAAAAAGATTTCTCCAAATATATGAGTCTTTATCGAGTTTGTGTTTTGATTGATGAGCAGATAGTATAATCCTTTGACTATTTATATTGAAtggaaagaaggttaagaaacatcatttgatttttttactaaatttaattacctgttttcaaaagtaaaataaaGCTGAAACCAATGAGACAAACcacattaaaaacaaataattagtGGGCTTTTTAAGTCATGACAAAACTAATCAGACAAGTTTTAATCTTACCGTTTTGTTATGCTTCAATACATTTGTTTTCAAATAATCTTCTGTCTAAGCCAAATAGctatctctctcctctctctctatctctctctctctctctctctctctctctctctctctctctctctctctctctctctctctctctctctctctctctctctctctctctctctccctctctgtctctctctccctctctctctctatctctctctctctcactctctctttctccctcTTGAAACCATGAGCATGCAGTCTTCCAATTTCTAGAGTCTTGATGGTATTTTGGTTTTCTATATGGTTAGACGCTAAACAACTTTTTATTaagccaaaaaaattaaaattttaggagAGCTAACATGATAACTAGTTTTTATAATAAGCTTGTGAGTAGAATTGTGTTGAAATTAACAATTTAAACGGGCTAACTATATTGATTTGTTTAGGTGGTGACTTCTTTAACAGagaaaaatatcatttagaaacaatttagtcattaaaacacatataatgaaatcaaagatttttttctaaataactaTGCTTCTTCTGATTTAGATAGTAAATGCACAAATCAATATAGAGATGGATATGTTCCAAGACAAGTCTTGAGTATTCACAAGTGAATTTTTATAGTGCATATGTTTCTCTATGTTTCACGAAGAAGGTAGTTTTGAGTTTTCaatcattttaataataaaaataatcatactttaatatataatatacatttgataaatttatatatgtagatACAGAAGTTGTAAAGTTacattaaaacacacaaaaaatgatatttttatgaaacaaaaaaaaaacagaaaaagatgGGAAACTTATACAACTTGTATAGAAGTTATGAATAAACTTCTTTCAGATTATTGTAATATGAAACTCGGATCTTAAATCAATCATTCTCCTCTATtcttctttatatttattttgtagatGCAACCCATGaactttctaaatattaaattgtataGTTTAGTTTGTAGTATAATTTAAGTATGTTTTATAAGTAAGATTAGTTTAGAATCTTCACAGTCATGAACCGCATGGTTAATATAAAAGGAAATGcaggaatatttttatttctaaaatgcTGTTTATATAATCGTATTTTTGGAGGATAACATTGTAGTATTTagctaaaatgttaaaataccttgaaaaataaaaacaacatagCTATTACTTCTACTAATGTAAAACCCTATTTTGTGGTAGGAGGAGCTGCGTTAGCAATTCTTGAACATTGTTCTTTGAGAGGAAATAGTGGGTTGAATGGAAGTTTCGGTAAGCAATTGGCTTCGGCTTCCAAAAATGCTTTGCAACAGGAAGGACCTATATGTCCGAATTGTCCTGTGAGTATGGATGTGTAAATCTCTATAATGCATCCTGGAATATCCATCACTGAAGACCAACATTTTGCTACATCAGGTAGTCCGGGAATACCGGGACTTGGTTGAAATGGGAGTGGAAAAGGAAAAGGGATGGGAAACTGGGGTAGTTGAGCATTGGCAGAGACTACAACACAGACAAACaccataaagaaaaaaacatgtttaatagaCATTATGAgataaggaaaaaagaaaaaaaaaagatttctccAAATATATGAGTCTTTATCGAGATTGTGTTTTGATTGATGAGCAGATAGTACAATCCTTTGACTATTTATATGGAATGGAAAGAAGCTTAAGAAACATCTTTTGACTTTTACACTAAATTTAATTACCTGTtttcaaaagtaaaacaaaGCTGAAACCGATGAGATAAACAACATTAATAACAAATAACTAGTGGGCTTTTTAAGTCATGACAAAACTGATCAGACAGGTTTATAGTCTTACTGTTTTTGTTATGCTTCAATACTATTGTTTTCAAATAATCTCCCGTCTAAGACAAATAgctatctctctctatctccctctctctctctccctcttaaAACCATGGGCATCAAATCTTTCAATTTCTAGAGTCTTGATGGTACTTTGGTTTTCGATATGGTTAGATGCTAAACAACTTTTTATTAAGccaaagaaattatttttttaggaGAGATAACAtgataattagtttttataataaGCTTATGAGAAGAATTGTGTTGAAATTAACAATTTAAACGGGTTAACTATATTGGCCTGTTTACGTTGTGACTTCTTTAACAGAGAAAAACATCATTTAGAACGAATTTAGTCATTAAACAAACATATAATGAAATCAaagatttttttctattaacAATGCTTCTTCTGATTTAGATAGTAAATGCACAAGTCAATATAGAGATGGACATGTTCCAAGATAAGTCTTGAGTATTCACAAGTGAATTCTTATAGTGCATATGTTTCTCTATGTTTCACGAAGAAGGTAGTTTTGAGTGctcacacattttaataataaaaataatcatactttaatatataatatacatttcataaatttatatatgtagatACAGAAGTTGTTAAGTTACATTAAAGCGCAcaaaaatgctatttttatgaaacaaaaaaaaaacagaaaaagatgGGAAACTTATACAACTTGTATAAAAGTTATGAATAGACTTCTTTCAGATTATTGTAATATGAACCTCGGATCTTAAATCGATCATTCTCCTATATtcttctttatatttattttgtagatGCAACCTATGAACTTTCCCAAATATTAAATTGTATAGTTTAGTTTGTAGTATAATTTAAGTATGTTTTATAATTAAGATTAGTTTAGAATCTTCACAGTCATAAACCGCATGGTTAATATAAAAGGAAATGcaggaatatttttatttctaaaatgcTGTTTATATAATCGTATTTTTGGAGGATAACATCGTAGTATTTagctaaaatgttaaaataccttgaaaaataaaaacgacATAGCTATTACTTCTACTAATGTAAAACCCTATTTTGTGGTAGGAGGAGCTGCGTTAGCAATTCTTGAACATTGTTCTTTGAGAGGAAAAAGTGGGTTGAATGGAAGTTTCGGTAAGCAATTGGCTTCGGCTTCCAAAAATGCTTTGCAACAGTAAGGACCTATATGTCCGAATTGTCCTGTGAGTATGGATGTGTAAATCTCTATAATGCATCCTGGAATATCCATCACTGAAGACCAACATTTTGCTACATCAGGTAGTCCGGGAATACCGGGACTTGGTTGAAATGGGAGTGGAAAAGGAAATGGGATGGAAAACTGGGGTAGTTGAGCATTGGCAGAGACTACAACACAGAAACacacataaagaaaaaaaatgtttaataaacattatgagaaaaggaaaaaagaagaagaaagatttcTCCAAATATATGAGTCTTTATGGAGTTTGGGTTTTGATTGATGAGCAGATAGTACAATCCTTTGACTATTTATATGGAATGAAAAAGCTTAAGAAACATCTTTTGACTTTTATACTAAATTTAATTACCTGTTTTCAAACGTAAAACAAAGCTGAAACCGAAGAGACAAACaacatttaaaaacaaataactaGTGGGCTTTTTACGTCATGACAAAAGTGATCAGACAAGTTATAGTCTTACCGTTTTTGTTATGCTTCAATACTATTGTTTCAAATAATCTACAGTCTCTATAGGAcctaaatctctctctctctctctcttctctctctatctctctctcttctctctctctctatctctctctctctctctctctctctctctatcctcTCTTGAACAGGGGGCATGCAATCTTCCAATCTAGAGTCTTGATGGTATTTGGATTTCTATATGGTTAGACGCAAACAAACTTTTATTACGCcaaagaaattttaatttttaggaaGATAACAtgataattagtttttataataaGCTTGTAAGTAGAATTGTGTTGAAATTGGCAATTTAAACGCGTTAAATATATTGGTTTGTTTAGGTGGTTACTTCTTTCACAGAGAAAAACATCATTTAGAAACAATTTAGTCATTAAACACACATATAACATAATCAAAGATTTTTTCTACTAACTATGCTTCTTATGATTTAGATAGTAAATGTCCAAGTCAATATAGAGATGGACATGTTCCCAGACAAGCCTTGAGTATTCACAAGTGAATTCTTATAGTGCATATGTTTCTCTATGTTTCACAAAGAAGGTAGTTTTGagttttcacacattttaaaaataaaaataatcatactttaatatataatatacatttcaaaaatttatatatgtagatACAGAAGTAGTAAAGTTacattaaaacacacaaaaatgctcattttatgaaacaaaaaaaaacagaaaaagatgGGAAACTTATACAACTTGtgtaaaattatgaatagacTTCTTTCAGATTATTGTAAAGTGAAACTCGGATCTTAAATTGATCATTCTCCTCTGTTCttctttacatatattttgTAGATGCAACCCTTGTACTTTCCCAAATATTAAATTGTATAGTTTAGTTTGTAGTATAATTAAGTATGTTTTATAAGTAAGATTAGTTTAGAATCTTCACAGTCATGAACCGAATGGTTAATATAAAAGGAAATGcaggaatatttttatttctaaaatgcTGTTTATATAATCGTATTTTTGGAGGATAACATCGTAGAATTTagctaaaatgttaaaataccTTGAAAATAAAAACGACATAGCTATTACTTCTACTAatgtaaaactctattttttgGTAGGAGGAGCTGTGTTTGCCATAATTGAACATTGTTCTTTGAGAGGAAAAAGTGGGTTGAATGGAAGTTTCGGTAAGCAATTGGCTTCGGCTTCCAAAAATGCTTTGCAACAGGAAGGACCTATATGTCCGAATTTTCCTGTGAGTATGGACGTGTAAATCTCTAAATGCATCCTGGAAAATCCATCACTGAAGACCAACATTTTGCTACATCAGGTAGTCCGGGAATACCGGGACTTGGTTGGAATGGGAGTGGAAAAGGAAATGGGATGGGAAACTGGGGTAGNNNNNNNNNNNNNNNNNNNNNNNNNNNNNNNNNNNNNNNNNNNNNNNNNNNNNNNNNNNNNNNNNNNNNNNNNNNNNNNNNNNNNNNNNNNNNNNNNNNNAtagagaagagaggagagagcTAGAAGACGATCTGAGAAGAGACGAGATGGAGAgcgagagagtagagagagatagagagcgAGATAGAGAGAGCCTCTCTATATAGAGCGTCgaagagctctctctctctgagcTCGATAGGATAGAGATAGCGCTCTAGAGATCtgtctctctatctctctctctctctatctatctcGATCTCTCTcgatatctctctctctatctatctcTCTCCTCTATCTAtcgctatctctctctctctctctctctctctctctctctctctctctctctctctcctctctctctctctctctctctctctctctctcaactaGAGGGAATCTACCAATTTCTAGATTGTTGATGGTTTTTTAGCTCTCTATATGTTTACTCTCGAAATAATTTTTCAATAGgccaaattaatttatttttgaggAGAAAGAACATGATATTGGGTTTGTATAATAAGCATGCGAGTTGAATTGTGTTGAAAATAACTACATTGGCTCCATTAGGTTGCAACTTCCTTAACCGGcaaaaaaaatcagacaaaaTAAGGTCACAGTGACTTAAATGAAACTGTAGTGGAGACTTTTGTTAGCTGTAATGCTTTAGCTCTTGTTTGAAGGTGAAGTTCCACATCTTTCTTGGCCTCCACGTCACTTCTTAAAACCAACAGATCAACCAACATTTAGAAACACTGCACCACATATGATAAAATCAAAGATTATGTCTATATAACTATATGCTGCTTCTAATTGAGATAGTAAATGCACAAGTCAAGATAGAAATATACATCTTTCAAGACAAGTCTTGACTGTTCACAAGCGAAGCCGTATAACGAAGATGGTAGTTTTGGAGTTTTCACAcacttaaataataaagatacaataccaaaaaaatcatattataatatataatataaaaatattattatatgaagTAATTATCTTAATTAATATGAGTAAAATTGGTAAAGAAGtaataaagttacattgaaacaCACAAACTACTTTTTATGGAACAAATAAAAATCTCAAAATTAATATCTTGGTGGAATAAATGGAGTAtgtttttagataatttttcaaaatctccTCTTTTGTTTTTCGAAATGTGtctctttttttgtaaacttctatgtatcttttttttttagtaaaaatgtTAAGATTCATTAccaagttttaagttttttacagAACAACAAAGACACCAAGAACAGATTAACAGAAATAAACTAAACACAAACTCAAACTTGGACAATAGAGTGAACCGACTACAAGAGGAGCAGCTAACTAGCAAAGACGCACCAGAGTTGGAACCTACGCTTGCCGCAAAATCAAACCTGCAGTTATAACGAGGACTGAACCCGGTAGAGTATGGCGATTCCCGATGATCAGTCCTTAAAGATCCAGGTTGTCAAGAACAGCTCGTGCAGCCCGCCTAATCCGCAGCCTCCACGAACAAACAGCATCCTTCGCAACCGAGCG
The sequence above is drawn from the Brassica napus cultivar Da-Ae chromosome A8, Da-Ae, whole genome shotgun sequence genome and encodes:
- the LOC106447714 gene encoding uncharacterized protein LOC106447714; this encodes MSIKHVFFFMVFVCVVVSANAQLPQFPIPFPFPLPFQPSPGIPGLPDVAKCWSSVMDIPGCIIEIYTSILTGQFGHIGPSCCKAFLEAEANCLPKLPFNPLFPLKEQCSRIANAAPPTTK
- the LOC125577002 gene encoding uncharacterized protein LOC125577002 encodes the protein FFLYVCFCVVVSANAQLPQFSIPFPFPLPFQPSPGIPGLPDVAKCWSSVMDIPGCIIEIYTSILTGQFGHIGPYCCKAFLEAEANCLPKLPFNPLFPLKEQCSRIANAAPPTTK